From a single Fusobacterium ulcerans ATCC 49185 genomic region:
- a CDS encoding GNAT family N-acetyltransferase gives MEYGEVSFRKGVKTDVEAVVELLKERCRWMDRKGIQQWNNEGYLSFYNHNYFSSKADNGELYVAEIGEKIVGMFVLLENDKRWDDDISAYYLHNFTTDPEIRGLGEIILKYCEKKAVQDGKERFRLDCGVKSKELNDYYESRGFVFVGICDESPYYIGNKREKKLS, from the coding sequence GTGGAATATGGAGAAGTAAGTTTTAGAAAAGGTGTAAAAACTGATGTGGAAGCTGTTGTAGAACTCTTGAAAGAAAGATGCAGATGGATGGACAGAAAAGGTATACAGCAGTGGAATAATGAAGGATATTTAAGTTTCTATAATCATAATTATTTTTCAAGCAAAGCAGATAATGGAGAATTGTATGTAGCAGAAATAGGAGAAAAGATAGTTGGAATGTTTGTTCTTTTAGAGAATGACAAGAGATGGGATGATGATATTTCAGCTTACTATCTTCATAATTTTACTACTGATCCAGAGATAAGAGGACTTGGAGAAATAATACTCAAGTATTGTGAGAAAAAAGCTGTTCAAGATGGAAAAGAAAGATTCCGTTTAGATTGTGGTGTGAAAAGCAAAGAATTAAATGATTACTATGAAAGCAGAGGGTTTGTTTTTGTGGGAATATGTGATGAAAGTCCTTATTATATAGGGAATAAAAGAGAGAAAAAATTAAGTTGA
- a CDS encoding UDP-N-acetylmuramoyl-tripeptide--D-alanyl-D-alanine ligase: MKILFNILDEIFGIKRLVEKNEIGHTNMDSRKVQKGDLFFAINNGNSYIDDVLEKGAALVIADNYNGNDKRVIKVGNTIKCMQELAEKYRKALDIKIIAITGSNGKTTTKDIIYSVLSQKYVTAKTMGNLNNHIGVPFTILQLDEKCEVAVLELGMSNFGEIDLLSSIVKPDIGVITNIGDSHLEFLKTRENVFKAKTELVNYVSDGNLIVFGDDPFLRNLNGIKVGYGDNNNYQIKNFTDSDKGLSFELEQEKYSIVLNGKHNCVNAAMAVVIGKKMEVSYKEIEKGLKNLELTPMRFQKIEKENIIYINDAYNASPISVSFSLETFDKLYNDTLKIVVLGDMLELGEKEIEYHKDIIEKALTVNSDKIYLYGERMKKALEIVKSNKEKVIHFTNKEDIKKLLEKEQKKTAVLLKGSRGMKLEEIIR, translated from the coding sequence ATGAAAATACTTTTCAATATTCTAGATGAAATATTTGGAATAAAGAGGTTAGTTGAAAAAAATGAGATAGGGCATACAAATATGGACAGTAGAAAAGTTCAAAAAGGTGACCTGTTTTTTGCTATAAATAATGGCAACAGCTATATAGATGATGTACTTGAAAAAGGTGCAGCTTTAGTAATAGCTGATAATTACAATGGGAATGATAAAAGAGTAATTAAAGTAGGAAATACTATAAAATGTATGCAGGAGTTAGCTGAGAAATATAGAAAAGCTCTAGATATAAAAATTATTGCTATAACAGGAAGCAATGGGAAAACAACTACAAAGGATATAATATATTCTGTACTGTCACAAAAATACGTGACAGCTAAAACTATGGGAAATCTCAATAACCATATAGGAGTTCCATTTACAATTCTACAGTTAGATGAAAAATGTGAAGTAGCAGTTCTTGAATTAGGTATGAGTAACTTTGGAGAGATAGATTTGTTATCCAGTATAGTTAAACCTGATATAGGGGTTATAACTAATATAGGAGACTCTCATCTAGAATTTCTGAAAACCAGAGAAAATGTTTTCAAAGCAAAAACTGAATTAGTGAATTATGTTTCCGATGGAAATCTTATCGTATTTGGAGATGATCCATTTCTAAGAAATCTTAATGGTATAAAAGTAGGATATGGGGATAATAATAATTATCAAATTAAAAATTTTACTGATAGTGATAAAGGATTATCTTTTGAGCTGGAACAGGAAAAATATAGTATAGTTTTAAATGGAAAACATAATTGCGTAAATGCAGCTATGGCTGTAGTTATAGGGAAAAAAATGGAAGTATCTTATAAAGAAATAGAAAAAGGATTGAAAAATCTTGAACTTACGCCAATGAGATTTCAAAAGATAGAGAAAGAAAATATTATTTATATAAATGATGCATATAATGCCAGTCCTATATCAGTAAGCTTCTCACTTGAAACTTTTGATAAGTTGTACAATGATACTTTAAAAATAGTAGTTTTAGGAGATATGCTGGAACTTGGAGAAAAAGAGATAGAGTATCATAAAGATATTATAGAAAAAGCTTTGACTGTCAATTCAGATAAGATATATTTATATGGAGAGAGAATGAAAAAAGCTTTAGAAATAGTAAAAAGCAACAAAGAAAAAGTAATTCATTTTACAAATAAAGAAGATATAAAAAAACTTCTTGAAAAAGAACAGAAAAAAACTGCTGTTCTTTTAAAAGGATCTCGTGGAATGAAGCTTGAAGAGATAATAAGATAA
- the gmhB gene encoding D-glycero-beta-D-manno-heptose 1,7-bisphosphate 7-phosphatase, whose product MKKAILLDRDGTINVEKDYLHKIEDFEFEKNVVEALKIFSSLGYTMAVVTNQSGIARGYYTEDDLQKLNEYIKKELEKYGVIIEKFYYCPHHPEKGVGKYKTDCLCRKPNTGMLDAAIKEFNIDTAVSFMVGDTLADIDAGQKAGLTPVLVKTGHGMETLEKIGDRKIDIYNSLYDFALSLK is encoded by the coding sequence ATGAAAAAAGCAATTTTACTGGATAGAGATGGAACTATAAATGTAGAAAAAGACTATCTTCATAAGATAGAAGATTTTGAATTTGAGAAAAATGTGGTAGAAGCCTTAAAAATATTTTCATCTTTAGGGTATACAATGGCAGTTGTAACTAACCAGTCTGGAATAGCAAGAGGATACTATACAGAGGATGATCTTCAGAAATTAAATGAATATATAAAAAAAGAGCTGGAAAAATATGGAGTAATAATAGAAAAATTCTATTACTGTCCACATCATCCAGAAAAGGGTGTTGGAAAATATAAAACTGATTGTTTGTGCAGAAAACCAAATACTGGTATGCTAGATGCTGCAATAAAAGAATTTAATATAGATACAGCAGTTTCTTTTATGGTAGGAGATACTCTTGCTGATATAGATGCTGGACAAAAAGCTGGTCTTACTCCTGTCTTGGTAAAAACAGGACATGGAATGGAAACCTTGGAAAAAATTGGAGATAGAAAAATAGATATTTATAACTCTCTTTATGATTTTGCATTAAGCTTGAAATAA
- a CDS encoding YibE/F family protein: protein MKKIGIAVVVTFLALLVFSGKLEGYFFKKENIGKVLTVDNSDAIVQGISKVGCQHLTVEVLTGKFKGKILEINNLLSGSMEYDEFYAEKDKVLMAVMENNGKIDGKVLSLLRVEKIAVLAFIFVALLIIYAGKVGFKSLLSFAGSIVIIWEYLIPALRKGENVFAVTVSALVLLSALIIFLVAGFTKKGFSAFLGTMSGLFVTAALTFLFGDTFRIDGMNQPLAQSVVFSSFMSINILDIFYAAIVIGASGAAMDIAMDMTATIEELKLHNPDISRKALIKSGFNVGRSVIGTMTTTLLLAYSGGFLTLMMLFMERNTTILQILNMKMVTSEIIKIIIGSIGLVVVAPITTYIASFIYSMKEKSREKRTFSIAMFYKKQQEL from the coding sequence GTGAAGAAAATAGGAATAGCAGTTGTAGTGACATTCCTTGCCCTTCTAGTTTTCAGTGGAAAGCTGGAGGGGTATTTCTTTAAAAAAGAAAATATAGGAAAAGTTCTTACAGTTGATAATAGTGATGCAATAGTTCAGGGGATATCTAAAGTAGGATGTCAGCATCTTACTGTAGAAGTTCTCACAGGAAAATTTAAGGGGAAAATATTAGAGATAAATAATCTTTTGAGTGGAAGCATGGAATATGATGAGTTTTATGCAGAAAAAGATAAAGTTCTTATGGCAGTCATGGAAAATAATGGGAAAATAGATGGAAAGGTATTATCTCTTTTGAGAGTAGAGAAAATAGCTGTATTAGCTTTTATATTTGTTGCCCTTCTTATTATCTATGCAGGAAAAGTAGGATTTAAATCTCTTCTTTCCTTTGCAGGAAGCATTGTGATAATCTGGGAATATCTTATACCAGCTTTGAGAAAAGGAGAAAATGTATTTGCTGTAACAGTATCTGCTCTTGTTCTTTTGTCAGCTTTAATAATATTTTTAGTAGCAGGATTTACTAAAAAAGGATTTAGTGCTTTTCTTGGAACTATGTCAGGACTTTTTGTCACTGCTGCTCTCACATTTCTTTTTGGAGATACATTCAGAATAGATGGAATGAATCAGCCTCTTGCTCAAAGTGTTGTATTTTCAAGTTTTATGAGTATAAATATTCTTGATATTTTCTATGCAGCAATAGTAATAGGAGCAAGTGGAGCAGCTATGGATATAGCCATGGATATGACAGCAACTATTGAGGAATTGAAACTTCACAATCCAGATATTTCTAGAAAAGCTTTGATAAAATCAGGATTTAATGTTGGAAGGTCAGTTATAGGAACTATGACAACTACTCTTTTACTTGCGTATTCAGGAGGATTTCTTACTTTGATGATGTTGTTTATGGAAAGAAATACAACTATACTTCAGATATTAAATATGAAGATGGTAACTTCAGAAATTATTAAAATAATAATAGGAAGTATAGGGTTGGTAGTAGTTGCACCTATTACTACTTATATAGCTTCATTCATTTACTCTATGAAAGAAAAAAGCAGAGAAAAGAGAACTTTCAGTATAGCAATGTTTTATAAAAAACAGCAGGAACTTTAA
- a CDS encoding alkaline phosphatase encodes MNRKKMVLAGMLLMAATSFAQAKYIFYFIGDGMGAAQRQITEEYKKGVMKEDGKLLMNSLPFSAITTTYSADTLITDSAAAGTALATGHKTNNGYIAKDTKGNNLKTLLEMAQEDGRATGLVTTTRITHATPAVFASHNIDRDDENGIASDYVKSNVDYFAGGGYRHFTPKDGELASKRKDDRNLVKEFQDKGYKTFVGQKSAQDFKKWAPKDGEKIFAAFEASHMPYEIDRKSDSPSLSAMTEKGIELLKKDKDGFFMMVEGGRIDHASHANDVMGTIYDTIAFDDALKTAYKFYKENPNDTLIVVAADHETGGMGLGFGANYFLKLDELKNVKVSVEDVLQKAYTGDRDKFFEYIGQNMGLSKLTPEEKDKIVKAMDFQDKNKNASEMYGGYSPVAIAVTHIVSERSGMQWTSYAHTAVQVPLAAVGKDSQNFIGFKDNTEVAKLIGQSMGKEIK; translated from the coding sequence ATGAACAGGAAAAAAATGGTTTTGGCAGGTATGCTTCTTATGGCAGCTACAAGTTTTGCACAGGCAAAATATATATTCTATTTTATAGGTGACGGTATGGGAGCCGCTCAAAGACAGATTACAGAAGAGTACAAAAAAGGGGTAATGAAAGAAGATGGAAAACTTCTTATGAATTCACTTCCATTTTCAGCAATAACTACTACATATTCAGCAGATACTCTTATCACAGACTCAGCAGCAGCAGGAACAGCACTAGCTACAGGGCATAAAACAAACAATGGATATATAGCAAAAGATACAAAGGGAAATAATTTAAAGACTCTGCTTGAAATGGCTCAGGAAGATGGAAGAGCAACAGGGTTAGTAACAACAACAAGAATCACTCATGCTACACCAGCAGTATTTGCTTCTCATAACATAGATAGAGATGATGAAAATGGAATAGCATCAGATTATGTAAAAAGCAATGTTGATTACTTCGCAGGAGGAGGGTACAGACACTTCACTCCTAAAGATGGAGAACTTGCAAGTAAAAGAAAAGATGACAGAAATCTTGTAAAAGAATTTCAGGATAAAGGATACAAAACATTTGTAGGACAGAAGTCAGCACAGGATTTTAAGAAGTGGGCTCCTAAAGATGGAGAAAAAATATTTGCAGCCTTTGAAGCTTCTCATATGCCTTATGAGATAGACAGAAAATCTGATAGTCCAAGTCTTAGTGCAATGACTGAGAAAGGAATTGAACTATTGAAAAAAGATAAAGATGGTTTCTTTATGATGGTAGAGGGTGGAAGAATCGACCATGCTTCACATGCTAATGATGTTATGGGAACTATTTATGATACTATAGCTTTTGATGATGCCCTTAAAACAGCTTACAAATTCTATAAAGAAAATCCAAATGATACTTTGATAGTGGTAGCTGCAGACCATGAAACAGGAGGTATGGGACTTGGATTTGGAGCAAACTATTTCTTAAAACTTGATGAGCTTAAAAATGTAAAAGTTTCTGTTGAAGATGTTCTGCAGAAAGCTTACACAGGGGATAGAGATAAATTCTTTGAATATATTGGACAGAATATGGGATTATCAAAACTTACACCAGAAGAAAAAGATAAAATAGTGAAAGCTATGGATTTTCAGGATAAAAACAAGAATGCAAGCGAAATGTATGGAGGATACAGTCCAGTGGCTATTGCAGTAACTCATATAGTTTCTGAAAGATCAGGAATGCAGTGGACATCTTATGCACATACAGCTGTACAAGTACCTTTAGCAGCAGTAGGAAAAGATTCTCAAAACTTTATTGGATTTAAAGATAATACAGAAGTAGCAAAGCTTATCGGGCAAAGTATGGGAAAAGAGATAAAATAA
- a CDS encoding aminopeptidase: MNYKKENGWNCIDSREAVFDFSEGYKKFLDGAKTEREFVTEGIKLAEKNGFVNAEKKDKLTVGDKIYYVNRGKNLVLAVIGKEDIENGINYVVSHVDSPRLDLKGNPLYEDLDLAYMKTHYYGGIKKYQWASLPLALHGVVVLASGEKVEIIIGEKDDDPVFTIPDILPHLSAKIQGDRKTGEVIKGEELQIIVGSIPSSIEDKDVKEKIKYTVLEILNRDYGMIEEDFISAELELVPAGRCRDLGFDRSMIGGYGQDDRICGYTSMMAIIDLKEIPERTAVCFLADKEEIGSTGSTGLKSDYINYITGDMVHKLKGNFNEMMLRKTLWNSNAMSSDVNAGIDPIFRGVHDAQNAAKIGYGVVVTKYTGARGKSGTNDADAEYVGKIRKMLNDAKVNWQIGELGKVDEGGGGTVAMYLAHLGINTIDIGPALLAMHSPFEVSSKLDVYETYRAYKVFYRN, from the coding sequence ATGAATTACAAAAAAGAAAATGGATGGAATTGTATTGACAGCAGAGAAGCAGTATTTGATTTCTCTGAAGGATATAAAAAATTTCTGGATGGGGCAAAAACTGAAAGAGAATTTGTAACTGAAGGGATAAAACTTGCTGAAAAAAATGGATTTGTAAATGCTGAGAAAAAAGATAAGCTGACAGTTGGAGATAAAATATACTATGTAAATAGAGGAAAAAATCTTGTTCTTGCTGTTATAGGTAAAGAAGATATAGAAAATGGAATAAATTATGTAGTATCTCATGTAGATTCTCCAAGGCTGGACTTAAAGGGAAATCCTCTATATGAAGACCTTGATCTTGCATATATGAAAACTCACTACTATGGAGGAATAAAGAAATATCAATGGGCTTCTCTTCCGTTAGCTTTACATGGAGTAGTAGTATTAGCTTCAGGAGAAAAAGTTGAAATAATTATTGGAGAAAAGGATGATGATCCTGTATTTACAATTCCAGATATATTACCTCATCTTTCTGCTAAAATACAGGGAGATAGAAAAACTGGGGAGGTAATAAAAGGGGAGGAACTTCAAATAATAGTTGGAAGTATTCCATCTTCTATAGAAGATAAAGATGTAAAAGAAAAAATAAAATATACAGTTCTTGAAATATTAAACAGAGATTATGGAATGATAGAAGAAGACTTTATTTCTGCTGAATTGGAATTAGTTCCAGCTGGAAGATGCAGAGATTTAGGATTTGACAGATCGATGATAGGCGGATACGGACAGGATGACAGAATATGTGGTTATACTTCTATGATGGCTATAATAGATCTTAAAGAAATTCCAGAAAGAACAGCAGTATGTTTTCTAGCTGATAAAGAGGAAATAGGTTCTACAGGTAGTACAGGACTTAAATCAGACTACATCAACTATATCACAGGAGATATGGTGCATAAACTAAAAGGAAACTTTAATGAAATGATGCTTAGAAAAACATTATGGAACTCTAATGCAATGTCATCAGATGTAAATGCAGGGATAGACCCTATATTCAGAGGGGTACATGATGCACAGAATGCTGCTAAAATAGGGTATGGAGTAGTAGTTACAAAATATACTGGAGCAAGAGGAAAGAGCGGAACTAATGACGCTGATGCAGAGTATGTAGGAAAGATAAGAAAAATGCTTAATGATGCTAAAGTTAACTGGCAGATAGGAGAACTTGGAAAGGTTGATGAAGGTGGAGGAGGAACAGTTGCTATGTACCTTGCTCATCTAGGTATAAATACTATTGATATAGGTCCAGCTTTGCTAGCTATGCACTCGCCTTTTGAAGTTTCATCTAAGTTAGATGTATATGAAACTTACAGAGCTTATAAAGTATTTTATAGAAATTAA